One window of Gavia stellata isolate bGavSte3 chromosome Z, bGavSte3.hap2, whole genome shotgun sequence genomic DNA carries:
- the HSPB3 gene encoding heat shock protein beta-3 — MLSSACAKSERRHQLINQSVCQTYDWEEFALTLQLCQSDPGAATYLSASAMAEAVTRHWVETPIRYQEQFALQELEAHKLDHSLYALPGPSTAALSTRRCIVESTAGAGKSSQEEENTRFQVLLDVVQFRPEDVIIQTFEGWLLIKAQHGPRMDEHGFVSRSFTRQYKLPNGVENKDLSALFCHDGILVVETKNPVGKN; from the coding sequence ATGTTAAGCTCTGCCTGTGCTAAAAGTGAAAGACGACATCAACTGATAAACCAGTCTGTGTGTCAGACATACGACTGGGAAGAGTTTGCTCTGACTCTGCAGCTTTGCCAAAGCGACCCGGGAGCAGCAACTTATCTTTCTGCCTCGGCAATGGCAGAAGCTGTTACAAGGCACTGGGTGGAAACTCCCATACGCTATCAAGAGCAGTTTGCTCTCCAAGAGCTGGAAGCACACAAACTGGACCACTCTTTATACGCTTTGCCGGGCCCTTCTACAGCTGCCCTGAGCACCAGAAGGTGTATTGTGGAAAGTACAGCtggggctgggaagagcagccaggaggaggaaaacacacGCTTTCAGGTCTTGCTGGATGTTGTGCAGTTCCGCCCCGAAGATGTCATTATTCAGACTTTCGAAGGCTGGCTCCTGATCAAAGCTCAGCACGGACCCAGGATGGATGAACACGGTTTTGTATCCAGAAGCTTTACCAGGCAATACAAATTACCTAATGGAGTGGAGAACAAAGACTTGTCTGCGCTTTTCTGCCATGATGGCATTTTAGTTGTTGAAACGAAGAACCCAGTGGGAAAGAATTAG